In Choloepus didactylus isolate mChoDid1 chromosome 18, mChoDid1.pri, whole genome shotgun sequence, a single genomic region encodes these proteins:
- the WFIKKN2 gene encoding WAP, Kazal, immunoglobulin, Kunitz and NTR domain-containing protein 2 yields the protein MWALGGRRFWSRWGQVATLLLLLGAPLRGLALPPVRYSHAGICPNDMNPNLWVDAQSTCKRECETDQECETYEKCCPNVCGTKSCVAARYMDMQGKKGPGAMPSQATCDHFMCLQQGSECDIWDGQPVCKCKDRCEKEPSFTCASDGLTYYNRCYMDAEACSKGTTLAVVTCRYHFTWPNTSPPPPETTVRPTTASPETPGLDVAAPALLNHPVHQLVTVGETVSFLCDVTGRPRPEITWEKQLEDRENVIMRPNHVRGNMVVTNIAQLVIYNAQPQDAGIYTCTARNSAGLLRADFPLSVVRGGPAAATLESGPNSTAFPAAECLQPPDSEDCGEEQTRWHFDAQANNCLTFTFGHCHRNRNHFETYEACMLTCMSGPLAVCNLPALQGPCKAYAPRWAYNSRLGQCQSFVYGGCEGNGNNFESREACEESCPFPRGNQRCRACKPRQKLVTSFCRSDFVILGRVSELTEEPDSGRALVTVDEVLKDEKMGLKFLGREPLEVTLVHVDWACPCPNVTVGETQLIIMGEVDGGMAMLRPDSFVGASSARRVRKLREVVHKKTCDVLKEFLGVS from the exons ATGTGGGCCCTGGGGGGCCGCCGGTTCTGGTCCCGCTGGGGGCAGGTGGCgacactgctgctgctgctcggGGCGCCCCTGCGAGGCCTGGCCCTGCCACCCGTCCGCTACTCCCacgctggcatctgccccaacgACATGAACCCCAACCTCTGGGTGGATGCACAGAGCACCTGCAAGCGGGAGTGTGAGACAGACCAG GAGTGTGAGACTTATGAGAAGTGCTGCCCTAACGTGTGTGGGACCAAGAGCTGTGTGGCGGCCCGTTACATGGACATGCAGGGGAAGAAGGGCCCGGGAGCCATGCCGAGTCAGGCCACGTGCGACCACTTCATGTGCCTGCAGCAGGGCTCCGAGTGCGACATCTGGGACGGCCAGCCCGTGTGCAAGTGCAAAGACCGCTGCGAGAAGGAGCCCAGTTTCACCTGCGCCTCGGATGGCCTCACCTACTACAACCGCTGCTACATGGATGCTGAGGCCTGCTCCAAGGGCACCACGCTGGCCGTCGTCACCTGCCGCTATCACTTCACCTGGCCCAACACCAGCCCCCCGCCGCCCGAGACCACTGTGCGCCCTACCACGGCCTCCCCGGAGACACCGGGGCTGGACGTGGCGGCCCCGGCCCTGCTCAACCACCCCGTGCACCAGTTGGTCACCGTGGGCGAGACGGTGAGCTTCCTGTGTGACGTCACCGGCCGGCCCCGGCCCGAGATCACCTGGGAGAAGCAGCTGGAGGACAGGGAGAATGTGATCATGCGGCCCAACCACGTGCGCGGCAACATGGTGGTCACCAACATCGCCCAGCTGGTCATCTACAATGCCCAGCCCCAGGACGCCGGCATCTACACCTGCACGGCCCGGAACAGTGCCGGGCTGCTTCGGGCCGACTTCCCGCTGTCCGTGGTGAGGGGCGGTCCGGCGGCAGCCACCCTGGAGAGCGGCCCCAACAGCACAGCTTTCCCTGCGGCTGAGTGCCTCCAGCCCCCCGACAGCGAGGACTGTGGCGAGGAGCAGACCCGCTGGCACTTCGACGCCCAGGCCAACAACTGCCTGACCTTCACCTTCGGCCACTGCCACCGCAACCGCAACCACTTTGAGACCTATGAGGCCTGCATGCTGACCTGCATGAGTGGGCCGCTGGCCGTGTGCAACCTGCCAGCCCTGCAGGGGCCCTGCAAAGCCTACGCGCCTCGCTGGGCCTACAACAGCCGGCTGGGCCAGTGCCAGTCCTTTGTCTACGGTGGCTGCGAGGGCAATGGCAACAACTTTGAGAGCCGTGAGGCCTGTGAGGAGTCCTGTCCCTTCCCTCGGGGGAACCAGCGCTGCCGGGCCTGCAAGCCGCGGCAGAAGCTGGTCACCAGCTTCTGTCGGAGTGACTTTGTCATCTTGGGCCGTGTCTCTGAGCTGACCGAGGAGCCTGACTCGGGCCGTGCCCTGGTGACGGTGGATGAGGTCCTAAAGGACGAGAAGATGGGCCTCAAGTTCCTGGGCCGGGAGCCACTGGAGGTCACCCTGGTCCACGTGGACtgggcctgcccctgccccaaTGTGACGGTGGGCGAGACGCAGCTCATCATCATGGGCGAGGTGGACGGCGGCATGGCCATGCTGCGGCCTGACAGCTTTGTGGGTGCCTCGAGTGCCCGGCGGGTCAGGAAGCTGCGTGAGGTCGTGCACAAGAAGACCTGTGACGTCCTCAAGGAGTTCCTGGGTGTGTCCtga